In Lentimicrobiaceae bacterium, a single genomic region encodes these proteins:
- a CDS encoding sugar phosphate nucleotidyltransferase: protein PEFDDKIITLGITPSRPETCYRYIQYKQNGDQSNEIRKVKTFTEKPQYELAVKFIDSGDFLWNAGIFISSVKTLVSSFNKHLPDVATIFHNGSQHYYTDSENGFIKEAYSMCPNISMDYGIMEKADNVYVIEADMGWSDIGTWSALFDNSEKNQENNLVNSDNIYTYDVDNCIIRIEKNKVAVIQGLENYIVIDEGDALLICKIDNEQNIKNYVEKIKKDKKFTYL from the coding sequence ATCCCGAATTCGACGACAAAATTATAACTCTGGGAATTACCCCAAGTCGCCCCGAAACATGCTACAGATACATTCAGTACAAACAAAACGGAGACCAAAGCAACGAAATCAGAAAGGTAAAGACTTTTACCGAAAAACCGCAATATGAACTTGCCGTCAAATTTATCGATAGTGGCGATTTCCTTTGGAATGCCGGAATTTTCATTAGCTCGGTAAAAACTTTGGTAAGCTCGTTTAATAAACACCTACCCGACGTTGCAACTATTTTTCACAACGGTAGCCAACATTATTATACCGATTCGGAAAACGGCTTTATTAAAGAAGCGTACTCTATGTGTCCGAATATATCTATGGACTACGGTATAATGGAAAAAGCCGACAATGTATATGTCATCGAAGCCGACATGGGTTGGAGCGACATCGGCACTTGGAGCGCCCTGTTCGATAATTCCGAAAAAAACCAAGAAAACAACCTTGTCAATTCCGATAATATCTACACCTACGATGTTGATAACTGCATTATTCGCATAGAAAAAAACAAAGTAGCTGTTATTCAAGGACTTGAAAACTACATTGTCATCGACGAAGGAGATGCTCTGCTTATTTGCAAAATTGATAATGAGCAAAACATTAAAAATTACGTCGAAAAAATTAAAAAAGACAAGAAATTCACTTACTTGTAG